A genomic window from Thermococcus nautili includes:
- a CDS encoding nitroreductase family protein, with translation MRVLELARRRKTVRSFLPDKPPREDILKALKAAKEAPSGMNAQPWRFVVIDDDWLKGKIRELCEREEEKFYSRTKGDLMAWLNAKGFKPEKPFLSEAPYLILVFGHTRAPYWLQSTWIAVGYLLLALEELGLGTVTYTPPNPKPVEELLNVPQDYKLQTILPVGYPADPKPKYERKKLEEVVSFNGF, from the coding sequence ATGCGAGTCCTTGAGCTGGCGAGGCGAAGGAAGACCGTGAGGAGTTTTCTTCCGGATAAACCGCCGAGGGAGGACATCCTAAAGGCCCTAAAGGCTGCAAAGGAAGCGCCGAGCGGAATGAACGCCCAGCCCTGGAGGTTTGTTGTTATTGACGACGACTGGCTGAAGGGGAAAATACGGGAGCTCTGCGAGAGGGAAGAGGAGAAGTTCTACTCAAGGACGAAGGGCGACCTGATGGCGTGGCTCAACGCCAAGGGCTTCAAACCGGAGAAGCCGTTCCTCAGCGAGGCACCATATCTGATTCTCGTCTTCGGCCACACCAGAGCGCCGTACTGGCTCCAATCGACCTGGATTGCCGTAGGATACCTACTCCTCGCGCTCGAAGAGCTCGGCCTCGGGACTGTAACATACACCCCACCAAATCCGAAGCCGGTCGAGGAGCTCCTGAACGTCCCGCAGGATTACAAGCTCCAGACGATTCTGCCCGTCGGCTACCCCGCGGACCCGAAGCCGAAGTACGAGAGGAAAAAGCTTGAGGAGGTCGTGAGTTTCAACGGGTTTTAA
- a CDS encoding protein-tyrosine phosphatase family protein — protein MRYPATFIDKNVAFGPLPPKESLNELSQVFNSVVVLVEDFELPYSLDEWEKRGVEVFHSPIPDFSAPSLEELLSVLQWIEAKVLEGKKVLIHCIGGCGRSGTVAVAWLMYSKRLPLREALYRVRRLRPCAVETESQIELLQELERAIKTR, from the coding sequence ATGAGGTATCCTGCAACTTTTATTGACAAAAACGTTGCATTCGGTCCCCTGCCCCCGAAGGAAAGCTTGAATGAGCTGTCGCAGGTCTTTAACTCTGTGGTCGTTCTCGTTGAGGACTTCGAGCTCCCGTATTCGCTTGATGAGTGGGAAAAGAGGGGGGTCGAGGTATTTCACAGTCCAATTCCGGATTTCTCGGCGCCTTCACTCGAAGAACTGCTCAGTGTCCTCCAGTGGATTGAAGCGAAGGTTCTGGAAGGGAAGAAAGTTCTGATTCACTGCATCGGCGGTTGCGGGCGGAGCGGTACGGTAGCGGTCGCGTGGCTGATGTACTCCAAGCGTTTGCCCCTCAGGGAGGCCCTCTACCGCGTCAGGAGGCTCAGACCGTGCGCCGTCGAAACCGAGTCCCAGATTGAGCTTTTGCAGGAGCTGGAAAGGGCAATTAAAACCCGTTGA
- a CDS encoding DUF2202 domain-containing protein has translation MRRILALLLLGIVAMSVLGAGCISSETTSNTSSSSSPTASPTESDQIPVTVNENGNINTADLKSYIDSLPAGELTPEEKKGLLYMVEEEKLAHDVYTKLYEKWGLPIFKNIAESESTHVNAVRLLLEKYNLTDPTQNEGVGEFQNEELQKLYDQLIEMGSKSEIDALKVGALIEETDIKDLEEWLALTDKLDIITVYENLMKGSRNHLRSFVSQLESRGVTYEPQVLPKDEFEEIINSSLETGGKGNGP, from the coding sequence ATGAGAAGGATTCTTGCCCTGCTACTGCTGGGCATAGTGGCCATGAGCGTCCTCGGGGCAGGATGCATAAGCAGTGAAACTACCAGCAACACATCATCGTCTTCGTCCCCTACGGCATCACCAACCGAGTCCGACCAGATACCCGTTACAGTCAACGAAAACGGCAACATCAACACCGCCGACCTCAAGTCTTACATAGACTCCCTGCCCGCGGGAGAACTGACCCCAGAAGAGAAGAAGGGCCTGCTCTACATGGTTGAGGAGGAGAAGCTCGCCCACGATGTGTACACCAAGCTCTACGAGAAGTGGGGCCTGCCAATATTCAAGAACATCGCCGAGAGCGAGAGCACCCACGTTAACGCCGTCAGGCTGCTCCTTGAGAAGTACAACCTGACCGACCCGACCCAGAACGAGGGCGTTGGGGAGTTCCAGAACGAGGAACTTCAAAAGCTCTACGACCAGCTCATTGAGATGGGCTCAAAGAGCGAAATCGACGCGCTGAAGGTCGGGGCACTGATAGAGGAAACCGACATAAAGGACCTTGAGGAGTGGCTTGCGCTGACAGACAAGCTGGACATCATAACCGTTTACGAGAACCTGATGAAGGGAAGCAGGAACCACCTCCGCTCCTTCGTGAGCCAGCTCGAGAGCAGGGGCGTAACCTACGAACCGCAGGTTCTGCCCAAGGACGAGTTCGAGGAAATCATCAACAGCTCACTGGAAACTGGAGGAAAGGGCAACGGGCCGTGA
- a CDS encoding carbon-nitrogen hydrolase family protein: MRVALIPMRVETGNFEANWREFEKRFREVLKHGPDFLVFPEYCLTGFEEWDFSGAGLYNEIVEKVSALARKVGVYVVFGLLEPYRDCVYNSALLIGRNGEVLLKHRKFQEPMKFCTGNTVRTAGTEFGKVAVIICGDLYNKRIAKWVKRKRPDYLFVPMEYSPDYGELNNEDVGAMAERAKLLGVRTFIVNSYPPGGAWVFDRNGGLLASAAGDDVLIFDAVEV, encoded by the coding sequence ATGAGGGTAGCGCTAATCCCTATGCGCGTTGAAACTGGAAACTTTGAGGCCAACTGGAGGGAGTTCGAGAAACGCTTTCGAGAGGTGCTTAAACACGGGCCCGACTTCCTCGTCTTTCCCGAATACTGCCTGACCGGCTTTGAGGAGTGGGACTTCAGCGGGGCGGGGCTTTATAACGAGATAGTCGAGAAAGTTAGCGCGCTCGCCCGGAAGGTCGGGGTTTACGTCGTCTTCGGCCTCCTTGAGCCGTACAGGGACTGCGTCTACAACTCGGCCCTCCTCATCGGGCGCAACGGTGAGGTTCTCCTCAAGCACAGGAAGTTCCAGGAGCCGATGAAGTTCTGCACAGGCAACACCGTAAGGACCGCCGGAACGGAGTTCGGAAAGGTGGCGGTAATCATCTGCGGCGACCTCTACAACAAGAGGATAGCGAAGTGGGTTAAGCGGAAGAGGCCGGACTACCTGTTCGTGCCGATGGAGTACTCGCCTGACTACGGGGAGCTTAACAATGAAGACGTTGGGGCGATGGCTGAGCGGGCAAAGTTGCTTGGCGTTAGAACCTTCATCGTCAACAGCTACCCTCCGGGAGGTGCGTGGGTCTTCGATAGGAACGGTGGGCTCTTGGCTTCAGCTGCGGGGGACGATGTCCTTATCTTCGATGCTGTCGAAGTGTAA
- a CDS encoding MFS transporter, whose protein sequence is MNLLNRYRLLMVLMHTGFLGNLVVIYYLSKGLSYAQIGLATALTAWGIVLLEVPTGIVGDRVSRKLSVLIGLTLNAIATLVLIFLNGFAMLLLYALLTALSVTFVSGSLQAWLFDTMRHLGREREFREFMKGTKSLTIPVSALTLVIGAFLAQLYGFTLPLVLSFIIEVAMIILALSIPEYGFEPVKESYGKHTLGAFRELFSGRIFPLVAVSILVSLETNQFRKFFEPYLGRVLAIYLGTTLTGTLGLLGIAEVTVRTLPKFIGIRIRDSWSLRLYSVAPVLVPILTILSVLYKNPLWIVLLGVVATVVSTAFQFNIAIELQHRLPSEKRATILSADSMVSALTMGSFYTVYGFAVNALGLAKARLVFALGLLALGLLVKVLEVLGPLGEVLKVGHIKREH, encoded by the coding sequence ATGAACCTGCTCAACCGCTACCGCCTCCTGATGGTGCTGATGCACACAGGCTTCCTTGGGAACCTCGTGGTCATCTACTACCTCTCCAAGGGGCTGAGCTACGCCCAGATAGGACTCGCCACAGCCCTTACAGCGTGGGGAATAGTCCTCCTCGAGGTGCCCACGGGCATAGTTGGAGACCGGGTAAGCAGGAAGCTGAGCGTTCTAATCGGGCTGACGCTGAACGCCATCGCCACCCTCGTTCTGATATTCCTCAACGGCTTTGCAATGCTCCTCCTCTACGCCCTTCTGACGGCCCTGAGCGTTACCTTCGTCAGCGGGAGCCTGCAGGCGTGGCTCTTCGACACAATGAGGCACCTCGGCAGGGAGAGGGAGTTCCGGGAGTTCATGAAGGGCACCAAGAGCCTGACGATTCCCGTCTCGGCGCTGACGCTCGTAATAGGCGCCTTCCTCGCCCAGCTCTACGGATTCACCCTTCCGCTGGTTCTCTCTTTCATCATCGAGGTTGCGATGATAATTCTCGCGCTCTCAATTCCGGAGTACGGCTTCGAGCCGGTTAAGGAGAGCTACGGAAAGCACACCCTTGGAGCCTTCAGGGAGCTTTTCAGCGGAAGAATCTTCCCGCTCGTTGCCGTTTCAATCCTCGTCTCGCTGGAGACCAACCAGTTCAGGAAGTTCTTCGAGCCGTACCTCGGCAGGGTTTTGGCCATCTACCTCGGCACGACCCTAACAGGAACCCTCGGACTCCTTGGAATAGCCGAGGTCACCGTGAGAACCCTCCCGAAGTTCATTGGGATTAGAATACGGGACTCGTGGAGCCTCAGGCTCTATTCGGTCGCCCCGGTTCTCGTCCCAATCCTGACGATTTTATCGGTCCTCTACAAAAACCCGCTCTGGATTGTGCTCCTCGGCGTCGTCGCAACGGTCGTCTCAACGGCCTTTCAGTTCAACATTGCGATAGAGCTTCAACACAGGCTCCCGAGCGAGAAGAGGGCGACGATACTCTCGGCCGATTCGATGGTCTCGGCTCTGACCATGGGGAGCTTCTACACGGTTTACGGCTTCGCCGTGAACGCCCTCGGGCTTGCGAAGGCGAGGCTGGTCTTTGCACTCGGCCTTCTCGCGCTCGGCCTTCTCGTGAAGGTGCTTGAAGTTCTGGGACCTTTGGGGGAAGTTCTTAAAGTGGGACACATTAAACGGGAACATTGA
- a CDS encoding gluzincin family metallopeptidase, producing the protein MINRLNLHLNLDFKKGALEAEAKLKLAGKAGTFLLNRGLKADSASVPFSWRLEGLGGFEAFKTSVVRLKEPLEEVELNYLGRLESYESVLPYLKDSISRGYTLLRTDSLFYPIPSEPDFESIIKSVVGPEFNAEITVEGVPEGLVVAFGGEICGNRLRIEGTNRLDIAIAPFTVIEEEPFRLFVLSEEGIERTLKLLGKAYGFYSSILGHRAGKFTVIETPEDYGGQAGKGYALVSGSSLRAEIPANLYHELAHLWNLRATPDAHLSRFFDEAFANYLAALAIREIHGEEAFNSFIEGLKRDYEVIVRRFPEAEKLRPSEWGRLGLWELSYTKGALILYELHRRAGDAFYDVLRRLLKEEKVGFERFRRIVKEVAGIEVTV; encoded by the coding sequence GTGATTAACCGCCTAAACCTTCACTTAAACCTTGACTTCAAAAAGGGAGCGCTGGAAGCAGAGGCGAAGTTAAAGCTGGCCGGAAAAGCGGGAACCTTCCTCCTCAACAGGGGCCTGAAAGCGGACTCCGCGAGCGTCCCGTTTTCATGGCGCTTGGAGGGTCTGGGGGGCTTTGAGGCCTTTAAGACCAGCGTCGTTCGGCTTAAAGAACCGCTCGAGGAAGTCGAGCTTAACTATTTGGGAAGGCTTGAGAGCTATGAAAGCGTCCTCCCCTACCTCAAGGACTCCATAAGCCGGGGGTACACCCTACTCAGAACGGACTCGCTCTTTTATCCAATCCCGTCGGAGCCGGACTTTGAAAGCATCATCAAGTCGGTCGTGGGCCCCGAATTTAACGCGGAAATAACGGTTGAGGGCGTTCCAGAGGGGTTGGTGGTCGCTTTTGGTGGAGAAATATGCGGGAACCGGCTGAGAATCGAGGGCACAAACAGGCTCGACATTGCCATAGCGCCCTTCACAGTGATTGAAGAGGAGCCCTTCAGGCTTTTCGTTCTCAGCGAGGAAGGAATTGAAAGAACGCTCAAACTGCTTGGGAAGGCATACGGGTTTTATTCGTCCATCTTAGGGCACAGAGCGGGAAAGTTCACCGTCATCGAGACGCCGGAGGACTACGGCGGGCAGGCCGGGAAGGGCTACGCGCTCGTCTCCGGAAGCTCGCTCAGGGCCGAGATACCTGCGAACCTCTACCATGAGCTCGCCCACCTCTGGAACCTGAGGGCAACGCCCGATGCACACCTAAGCAGGTTCTTCGATGAGGCCTTCGCCAACTACCTGGCGGCGCTGGCGATTAGGGAGATACACGGCGAGGAAGCGTTCAACAGCTTCATTGAAGGCCTGAAAAGGGACTACGAGGTCATCGTTAGGCGCTTTCCAGAGGCGGAGAAGCTCAGACCATCGGAGTGGGGGAGGCTCGGCCTCTGGGAGCTCTCCTACACGAAGGGCGCGCTGATTCTGTACGAGCTCCACCGGCGGGCAGGTGATGCGTTCTACGATGTCCTAAGGAGGCTCCTAAAAGAGGAGAAAGTGGGCTTCGAGAGGTTCAGGAGAATCGTGAAAGAGGTCGCGGGCATTGAGGTTACCGTTTGA
- a CDS encoding winged helix-turn-helix domain-containing protein: MPDEELAREVQELRKALEELRESFALVSQLAQAYLRLINLYAQYGGLGIEVAVPEVTDPISREIVRILFDLKRANVSEIARELKGRRGKASRNTVRTKLKELKEMGIVVEVPGERGKTYALSKKVVKKWLKIIGIPINFDRANDYRGG, translated from the coding sequence ATGCCCGATGAGGAACTCGCTAGGGAAGTACAGGAGCTCAGGAAGGCGCTCGAAGAGCTCAGGGAGAGCTTTGCCCTCGTTTCCCAGCTGGCGCAGGCTTATCTTCGCCTTATCAACCTCTACGCCCAGTACGGCGGGCTGGGAATAGAGGTGGCCGTTCCAGAGGTTACCGACCCCATATCGAGGGAAATCGTCCGGATTCTCTTCGACCTCAAGCGGGCGAACGTGAGCGAGATAGCGCGGGAGCTGAAGGGCAGGCGCGGAAAGGCCTCGCGGAACACCGTGAGGACCAAGCTGAAGGAGCTTAAGGAGATGGGAATCGTCGTTGAGGTTCCCGGCGAGAGGGGAAAGACCTACGCCCTCTCAAAAAAGGTGGTCAAAAAGTGGCTCAAAATAATCGGAATCCCGATTAACTTTGACCGGGCTAATGATTATCGAGGTGGTTGA